One window from the genome of Kaistella carnis encodes:
- a CDS encoding ion transporter, whose amino-acid sequence MKKRKWFSLGSVLVELSVCKIPAFAKPFPVAINAMKRRIHNILTVSKKSGDLSWYFDVFIITLIILNVIAIVLESIEPLRQQFQTHFDYFELFSVIVFTVEYILRIWTANLIPEFKKPIAGNLKYALTPLAIIDLLAFLPFYLPFVGVDLRLLRMLRIFRIFRLFKIARYIEALSFITRVFKKKKEELVISLIFTVFLLLIASTLMYYVENESQPENFSSIPETMWWGIATLTTVGYGDIYPVTPLGRFLGGVIAIIGIGLFALPSGILASGFSDEISRRKLQDDYCSTCGQTIKKEQNEI is encoded by the coding sequence TTGAAAAAACGAAAATGGTTTTCGCTCGGTTCGGTTTTAGTAGAACTTTCAGTTTGTAAAATCCCCGCCTTCGCAAAGCCGTTTCCCGTTGCCATCAATGCTATGAAGAGACGCATACATAACATATTGACAGTATCTAAAAAGTCAGGAGACCTAAGTTGGTATTTTGACGTATTCATCATTACATTGATAATTTTGAATGTAATTGCCATAGTATTAGAATCTATTGAACCATTACGACAACAGTTTCAAACACATTTTGACTACTTTGAACTTTTTTCAGTTATAGTATTTACGGTAGAGTATATACTTCGTATTTGGACAGCGAATTTGATACCCGAATTCAAAAAACCTATAGCAGGAAATTTAAAATATGCTCTCACGCCTCTTGCAATAATTGACCTATTGGCTTTTCTTCCGTTTTATCTGCCATTCGTTGGAGTTGACTTACGACTATTGAGAATGTTGAGAATTTTTAGGATTTTCCGTTTATTCAAAATAGCCAGATACATTGAAGCACTTTCTTTTATCACCCGAGTTTTTAAAAAGAAAAAAGAAGAACTTGTTATTTCGTTAATCTTCACAGTCTTTCTTTTACTCATTGCTTCAACATTAATGTATTACGTTGAAAATGAAAGTCAACCCGAAAACTTTTCAAGCATACCCGAAACAATGTGGTGGGGCATTGCGACATTGACAACGGTAGGTTATGGAGACATTTATCCCGTTACACCATTAGGACGATTTTTGGGTGGTGTAATTGCGATTATTGGAATTGGACTTTTTGCATTACCGTCAGGTATTTTAGCTTCAGGGTTTTCAGATGAAATTTCACGTAGAAAATTACAAGACGATTACTGCTCAACTTGCGGTCAAACAATAAAAAAAGAACAAAATGAGATTTAG
- a CDS encoding IS1182 family transposase: MQHITGIARNQMVFTSLEDSISEDNSVRFVDAFVENIDLKALGFELQMLKTEGRPSFSTQTFLKIYLYGYLNGLRSSRKLEKECVRNIELQWLLFGLVPNYHSISDFRKNNPSGLKKLFKVFVSFLKDADLIAGETIAIDGTKSRAHNSKKANFNQKKIDKHLAYIEEKTQQYLDELAQNDEKENSMTITKIQEKIERLKKNKLGYEVLEEKLKASGEPQISTTDEDSRALLVQGQVVEVSYNIQAAVDAQYNLVVATHTINRNDRNALSAIAIEAKENLGIETFTALVDKGYHNGREITQCKEQNIITIVAHPDQGKSNENGTQPDYFVSKFIYNTDDDTYTCPANQVLKTTGRWHKKTRDRDSYDFKKYRTPACKECPVKSLCTSRTGGREIDRSQYADAVAENNQRYQANAQLYRKRQEINEHIFGTIKRQWGYNHTNLTGLEKVNGEHSLIMLVYNIKRAINILGVPELIAKLKNWKSPYKAKGCFVFRQTCFAFILAPLENTLSIAA, translated from the coding sequence ATGCAACACATCACAGGAATAGCCCGCAATCAAATGGTTTTTACAAGTTTAGAAGATTCGATTTCTGAAGATAATTCGGTTCGGTTTGTAGATGCCTTTGTTGAGAATATCGATTTAAAAGCATTAGGTTTTGAACTGCAAATGCTAAAAACGGAAGGACGACCGAGTTTCAGTACGCAAACATTTCTCAAAATCTATTTGTATGGTTATCTGAATGGACTTCGGAGTTCACGGAAACTCGAAAAAGAATGTGTGCGCAATATTGAATTACAATGGCTTTTATTTGGACTTGTACCCAATTACCACAGCATTTCTGATTTTAGAAAAAACAATCCGTCGGGTTTAAAAAAGCTGTTCAAAGTATTCGTTTCTTTTTTGAAAGATGCAGATCTAATTGCTGGAGAAACCATCGCCATTGACGGTACTAAAAGTAGAGCGCACAACAGCAAAAAAGCCAATTTTAATCAAAAGAAAATTGATAAACACTTGGCTTATATTGAAGAGAAAACACAGCAATACCTGGATGAATTGGCTCAGAATGACGAGAAAGAAAATAGCATGACAATCACTAAGATTCAGGAAAAGATTGAAAGATTAAAGAAAAATAAACTCGGCTACGAAGTCTTAGAAGAAAAACTAAAAGCAAGTGGCGAACCTCAGATAAGTACTACCGATGAAGATTCACGAGCACTGTTGGTTCAGGGGCAAGTTGTAGAAGTAAGTTATAATATTCAAGCCGCTGTTGATGCTCAATATAATTTGGTTGTGGCTACACACACCATTAATCGTAATGATCGTAATGCTTTGAGCGCAATTGCAATTGAAGCTAAGGAGAATTTGGGAATTGAAACATTCACTGCTTTAGTTGACAAAGGTTATCACAATGGTCGGGAAATCACCCAATGCAAAGAGCAAAACATTATCACCATTGTTGCGCATCCAGATCAGGGAAAAAGCAACGAAAATGGCACTCAACCAGATTATTTTGTTTCAAAATTCATTTACAATACAGACGATGACACTTACACTTGTCCGGCAAACCAAGTTTTAAAAACGACGGGACGATGGCACAAGAAAACCCGCGATAGAGACAGCTACGACTTCAAAAAATACCGAACTCCAGCTTGTAAAGAATGTCCTGTAAAATCACTTTGTACGAGCAGAACAGGAGGCCGAGAGATTGATAGAAGTCAATATGCCGATGCTGTTGCAGAAAACAATCAGCGCTACCAAGCTAATGCGCAATTATACCGAAAGCGGCAGGAGATCAACGAGCATATTTTCGGAACAATCAAAAGGCAGTGGGGCTACAATCACACGAATTTAACGGGACTTGAAAAAGTAAATGGTGAACACAGTTTAATCATGCTGGTGTATAACATCAAACGTGCGATAAATATTCTTGGAGTTCCGGAATTAATTGCCAAATTGAAGAACTGGAAGTCACCTTACAAAGCGAAAGGTTGTTTTGTTTTTAGACAGACTTGTTTTGCGTTTATTTTAGCCCCATTGGAAAATACATTATCAATTGCAGCATAA
- a CDS encoding phage integrase N-terminal SAM-like domain-containing protein: protein MNRASSEVNGFVELLQRFERNISILGRSKRTFDNYSRHVAALALHFGKAPTELDPEDIKDYLFELQKRSKTPSQSYFKHTVYGLRFLLKTEGLPYSYLHLPAIPKVKKLPTILSREEIWRMLRSAELLKHKLLIGLIYGCGLRCMDVRNIKLHTQNAAQ from the coding sequence CTGAACCGTGCCTCGAGCGAAGTTAACGGTTTTGTCGAACTTCTGCAACGCTTCGAAAGAAATATTTCCATCCTGGGCAGAAGCAAGCGTACCTTCGACAATTATTCCCGTCACGTTGCAGCCTTGGCGCTTCATTTCGGTAAAGCCCCTACCGAATTAGACCCGGAAGACATCAAAGATTACCTTTTTGAACTTCAAAAGCGATCAAAAACCCCTTCTCAGTCGTACTTTAAACATACCGTTTACGGACTGCGGTTTTTGCTGAAAACCGAAGGCTTGCCTTACAGCTACCTCCATCTTCCCGCGATTCCAAAAGTGAAAAAACTTCCCACTATTTTAAGCCGTGAAGAAATCTGGCGAATGCTTCGAAGTGCTGAACTCCTGAAGCACAAATTGCTCATCGGCCTGATCTACGGTTGCGGACTGCGCTGTATGGACGTAAGGAATATCAAGCTTCACACCCAAAACGCTGCTCAATAA
- a CDS encoding tyrosine-type recombinase/integrase: MNRASSEVNGFSELIQRFERNISSQGKSPRTFDNYSRHVAAVALYFGKIPTELDPEDIKDYLFELQQRSKTPSQTYFKHTVYGLRFLLKAEGLPYSFLHLPAIPKVKKLPTILSRQEVWRMLQTAQLLKHKLLIGLIYGCGLRCMEVRNIELHHLDFDRQMLHVVQGKGQKDRYVPLSEHLIRGLKTFISVENPTQYLFNGNQNRNIEEIDASTTLSTGASTTHTKDFDSRYSQRGVQWVIKTVSKKAGITKVVHTHTLRQSFATHLLEDGVSIIMVQKLLGHERIESTMEYLHVCQLSDQKPHSPLDTVFALCSKNGNPK; this comes from the coding sequence TTGAATCGCGCTTCAAGCGAAGTTAATGGTTTTTCGGAACTGATACAACGTTTCGAAAGAAATATTTCAAGCCAGGGAAAAAGTCCCAGAACCTTTGATAATTATTCCAGGCATGTAGCAGCCGTAGCGCTTTACTTCGGTAAAATCCCTACCGAATTGGATCCGGAAGACATCAAAGATTATCTCTTCGAACTTCAACAGCGATCAAAAACACCTTCTCAAACCTACTTTAAACACACGGTTTATGGACTGCGGTTTCTTCTGAAAGCCGAAGGTTTACCCTATAGTTTTCTGCATCTTCCCGCTATTCCAAAAGTCAAAAAACTGCCGACTATTTTAAGCCGTCAGGAAGTTTGGCGTATGCTTCAAACGGCGCAGTTACTGAAACACAAACTGCTCATCGGTCTGATTTACGGGTGTGGACTTCGATGTATGGAAGTGAGGAATATCGAACTTCATCATCTTGATTTTGACCGACAAATGCTGCATGTTGTTCAGGGTAAAGGTCAAAAAGACCGTTATGTTCCTTTATCCGAACATTTAATTCGGGGACTTAAAACCTTTATTTCAGTGGAAAATCCGACTCAATATTTATTCAATGGAAATCAAAATAGAAATATTGAAGAGATTGATGCTTCGACTACGCTCAGCACAGGTGCTTCCACAACGCACACCAAAGATTTTGATTCCAGATACAGTCAAAGAGGCGTTCAATGGGTCATCAAAACGGTGAGTAAAAAAGCCGGAATCACCAAAGTTGTTCATACGCACACTTTGCGACAAAGCTTTGCCACGCATTTATTGGAAGATGGAGTTTCTATCATTATGGTTCAGAAACTTTTGGGTCATGAAAGAATTGAATCGACCATGGAATATCTTCATGTCTGTCAGTTGTCAGATCAAAAACCCCACAGCCCTTTGGATACCGTTTTCGCTTTATGCAGTAAAAATGGAAACCCGAAGTAA
- a CDS encoding phage integrase N-terminal SAM-like domain-containing protein, with translation MGRSKRAFDNYSRHVAALARHFGKVPTELNPEDIRDYLFELQNRSKTPSQSYFKHTVYGLRFLLKTEGLPYSYLHLPAIPKVKNFPLF, from the coding sequence GTGGGCAGAAGCAAGCGTGCCTTCGACAATTATTCCCGTCACGTTGCGGCCTTAGCGCGTCATTTTGGTAAAGTCCCTACTGAATTAAACCCGGAAGACATCAGAGATTACCTTTTTGAACTTCAAAATCGATCAAAAACCCCTTCTCAGTCGTACTTTAAACATACCGTTTACGGACTGCGGTTTTTGCTGAAAACCGAAGGCTTGCCTTACAGCTACCTCCATCTTCCCGCGATTCCAAAAGTGAAAAACTTCCCACTATTTTAA
- a CDS encoding DUF4236 domain-containing protein, translated as MRFRRRVKLFPGVTLNFSKTGISTAVGVPGASVNFNKQGTFLNTGLPGTGIYDRKRIGGQKKSNQSN; from the coding sequence ATGAGATTTAGAAGACGAGTAAAATTATTTCCTGGAGTTACTTTAAACTTTAGCAAAACAGGCATCAGCACAGCAGTTGGTGTTCCGGGAGCAAGTGTAAACTTCAACAAACAAGGAACATTTTTAAACACAGGCTTACCCGGAACAGGTATTTATGACCGTAAAAGAATTGGTGGACAGAAAAAATCTAACCAATCAAATTAA
- a CDS encoding DUF4236 domain-containing protein, whose product MKSTENVEETTTEGLQELRDTLLSCYQEKSELKREIVRAKSSLQTSQILLVFSYLIIVGFFIKWFKQNRDDKKEYLEDIEKQLSECYVNIDIKTDEQIEKSYLQLLDSYKTLLTCQKIWDITSTSKIDKTATRSAASESITRKQVKFGFGNFDIIKSKFDALHFKNANGGDLYIYPAFIAIVDSNKKFGLIDIREVEFDFISQKFLEEERVPSDSNVIGNTWAKVNKNGSPDKRFKDNYQIPICLYGNIEIKSSTGLNEAYSLSNHDKAEQFSMTFKAYQKIIGQ is encoded by the coding sequence TTGAAATCAACGGAAAATGTTGAAGAAACCACGACCGAAGGACTTCAAGAACTTAGAGACACTTTACTATCTTGCTATCAAGAAAAGAGCGAGTTAAAGAGAGAAATTGTAAGAGCAAAATCAAGCCTACAAACAAGTCAAATCTTACTTGTATTTTCTTATCTAATTATTGTTGGCTTTTTTATTAAGTGGTTCAAGCAAAACAGAGATGACAAGAAAGAATATTTAGAAGACATTGAAAAACAACTTTCTGAATGCTATGTAAATATAGACATCAAAACGGATGAACAAATTGAAAAATCATACTTACAACTGCTCGACAGCTACAAGACTTTACTTACTTGCCAAAAAATATGGGACATCACATCTACTTCTAAAATTGACAAAACAGCAACACGTTCAGCAGCATCAGAATCAATTACAAGAAAGCAAGTAAAATTTGGATTTGGCAACTTTGACATTATTAAATCAAAATTTGACGCACTACATTTTAAAAATGCAAATGGTGGAGATTTATACATTTATCCTGCGTTTATTGCAATAGTTGACAGCAACAAAAAATTCGGACTAATAGATATTCGTGAAGTTGAATTTGATTTTATCTCTCAAAAATTCTTGGAAGAAGAAAGAGTTCCATCTGACTCAAATGTGATTGGAAACACTTGGGCAAAAGTCAATAAAAATGGAAGCCCCGACAAAAGGTTTAAAGACAACTATCAAATTCCAATTTGCTTATACGGTAACATTGAAATTAAAAGCTCGACTGGACTAAACGAAGCATATTCTTTAAGTAATCACGACAAGGCAGAGCAGTTCTCAATGACTTTTAAAGCATATCAAAAAATCATAGGACAATGA